The Cronobacter sakazakii genome has a window encoding:
- the parC gene encoding DNA topoisomerase IV subunit A, giving the protein MSDLTHDGAERLALHEFTENAYLNYSMYVIMDRALPFIGDGLKPVQRRIVYAMSELGLNASAKFKKSARTVGDVLGKYHPHGDSACYEAMVLMAQPFSYRYPLVDGQGNWGAPDDPKSFAAMRYTESRLSKYAEVLLGELGQGTVDYVPNFDGTLNEPKMLPARLPNILLNGTTGIAVGMATDIPPHNLREVAKAAVSLIDSPKTTLDELLDIVQGPDYPTEAEIITSRAEIRKIYQSGRGSVRMRAVWKKEDGAVVISALPHQVSGARVLEQIASQMRAKKLPMVDDLRDESDHENPTRLVIVPRSNRVDMDQVMNHLFATTDLEKSYRINLNMIGLDGRPAVKNLLEILTEWLAFRRDTVRRRLNYRLEKVLKRLHILEGLLVAFLNIDEVIEIIRSEDEPKPVLMSRFGISETQAEAILELKLRHLAKLEEMKIRGEQSDLEKERDQIQGILASERKMNTLLKKEIQADADAYGDDRRSPLHEREEAKAMSEHDMLPSEPVTIVLSQMGWVRSAKGHDIDAKALSYKAGDGWLSSVKGKSNQPVVFIDSTGRSYALDPVSLPSARGQGEPITGKLTLPPGAVVEHMLMTGEEQKLLMASDAGYGFVCTFNDLIARNRAGKALITLPENAHVLKPLEIEHDDDMLLAITAAGRMLMFPVADLPQLSKGKGNKIISIPSADAAKGDDKLAYLTILPPQSTVTLHVGKRKIKLRPEELQKVHGERGRRGTLMRGLQRIDSVEVDSPSRPKADDSEA; this is encoded by the coding sequence ATGAGTGATTTGACTCATGATGGTGCAGAGCGCCTGGCGCTGCATGAATTCACTGAAAACGCCTATCTCAACTATTCCATGTACGTCATCATGGACCGCGCGCTGCCGTTTATCGGTGACGGGCTTAAGCCTGTTCAGCGCCGCATCGTCTATGCCATGTCGGAACTGGGGTTGAATGCCAGCGCCAAATTCAAAAAATCCGCCCGTACCGTGGGCGACGTGCTGGGTAAATATCACCCGCACGGCGACAGCGCCTGTTATGAAGCGATGGTGCTGATGGCGCAGCCGTTCTCGTACCGCTACCCGCTGGTGGACGGGCAGGGGAACTGGGGCGCGCCGGACGATCCGAAATCCTTCGCGGCGATGCGTTATACCGAATCGCGCCTGTCTAAATACGCCGAAGTGCTGCTGGGCGAGCTGGGCCAGGGCACCGTGGATTATGTGCCGAACTTCGACGGGACGCTGAACGAGCCGAAAATGCTGCCGGCGCGCCTGCCGAACATTCTGCTGAACGGCACCACGGGCATCGCGGTGGGTATGGCGACGGATATTCCGCCGCACAACCTGCGCGAAGTCGCCAAAGCGGCCGTGAGCCTTATCGACAGCCCGAAAACCACGCTTGATGAGCTGCTGGATATCGTGCAGGGGCCGGATTACCCGACCGAAGCGGAAATCATCACTTCCCGCGCTGAAATCCGCAAAATCTATCAAAGCGGCCGCGGCTCGGTGCGCATGCGCGCCGTGTGGAAGAAAGAAGACGGCGCGGTGGTGATCTCCGCGCTGCCGCATCAGGTCTCCGGTGCCCGCGTGCTGGAGCAGATCGCAAGCCAGATGCGCGCCAAAAAGCTGCCGATGGTCGACGATTTGCGTGATGAATCGGATCACGAAAACCCGACGCGTCTGGTTATTGTGCCGCGCTCCAACCGCGTGGATATGGATCAGGTGATGAATCACCTGTTCGCCACTACCGATCTGGAAAAAAGCTACCGCATCAACCTCAACATGATTGGTCTCGATGGCCGTCCGGCGGTGAAAAACCTGCTGGAGATCCTCACCGAATGGCTGGCGTTCCGCCGCGATACGGTGCGCCGTCGTCTGAACTATCGTCTGGAGAAAGTGCTCAAGCGCCTGCATATCCTTGAAGGTTTGCTGGTGGCGTTTCTCAATATCGATGAAGTGATTGAGATTATCCGCAGCGAAGACGAGCCGAAGCCGGTGCTGATGAGCCGTTTCGGCATCAGCGAGACGCAGGCGGAAGCGATTCTCGAACTGAAACTGCGCCATCTCGCCAAACTGGAAGAGATGAAGATCCGCGGCGAGCAGAGCGATCTGGAGAAAGAGCGCGATCAGATCCAGGGCATTCTCGCCTCCGAGCGCAAAATGAATACGCTGCTGAAAAAAGAGATCCAGGCGGATGCCGACGCGTACGGCGACGATCGCCGTTCGCCGCTGCATGAGCGCGAAGAAGCGAAAGCGATGAGCGAGCACGACATGCTGCCGTCCGAGCCGGTGACTATCGTGCTTTCTCAGATGGGCTGGGTGCGCAGCGCCAAAGGTCATGATATCGACGCCAAAGCCCTGAGCTACAAAGCGGGCGACGGCTGGCTCTCGTCAGTCAAAGGCAAGAGCAACCAGCCGGTGGTGTTTATCGACTCCACGGGTCGCAGTTACGCGCTGGATCCGGTATCGCTGCCGTCGGCGCGCGGCCAGGGCGAGCCGATTACCGGCAAACTGACGCTGCCGCCGGGCGCGGTGGTGGAACATATGCTGATGACCGGCGAGGAGCAAAAACTCCTGATGGCGTCCGACGCTGGTTACGGTTTTGTCTGCACCTTCAACGATCTGATTGCGCGCAACCGCGCCGGTAAGGCGCTGATTACGCTGCCGGAAAACGCGCATGTGCTGAAGCCGCTGGAAATTGAGCATGACGACGACATGCTGCTCGCCATCACGGCGGCAGGACGTATGCTGATGTTCCCGGTGGCGGATCTGCCGCAGCTTTCCAAAGGCAAGGGCAACAAAATTATCTCCATTCCTTCCGCCGATGCGGCGAAGGGCGACGATAAGCTGGCGTATCTCACCATCCTGCCGCCGCAGAGCACCGTGACGCTGCATGTCGGCAAGCGCAAAATCAAGCTGCGCCCGGAAGAGCTGCAAAAAGTGCATGGCGAACGCGGTCGTCGCGGCACGCTGATGCGCGGCCTGCAACGCATCGACAGCGTCGAAGTGGATTCGCCGTCGCGCCCGAAAGCTGACGACAGCGAGGCGTAA
- a CDS encoding NAD(P)H-dependent oxidoreductase encodes MNNVLIINGAKQFAHSSGQLNDTLTEVAESYLRDVGHDVKVTRADSEYDVKEEVQNYLWADVIIYQMPGWWMGAPWTVKKYIDDVFTEGHGSLYASDGRTRSDASKKYGSGGLLQGKKYMLSLTWNAPLEAFTEKDQFFHGVGVDGVYLPFHKANEFIGLTALPTFIANDVIKMPDVPRYIAEYREHLAKIFA; translated from the coding sequence ATGAACAATGTACTTATCATTAACGGCGCGAAACAGTTCGCGCATTCCAGTGGCCAGCTTAACGACACCCTGACTGAGGTCGCGGAGAGCTACCTGCGCGACGTTGGACATGATGTTAAAGTCACCCGCGCAGACAGCGAGTATGACGTCAAAGAAGAGGTGCAGAATTACCTCTGGGCTGACGTCATTATTTACCAGATGCCGGGCTGGTGGATGGGCGCGCCCTGGACCGTGAAAAAGTATATCGACGATGTCTTTACCGAAGGCCACGGCTCGCTGTACGCCAGCGATGGCCGCACCCGCTCTGACGCCTCGAAAAAGTATGGCTCCGGCGGCCTGCTGCAGGGCAAAAAATATATGCTGTCGCTCACCTGGAACGCGCCGCTGGAAGCGTTCACCGAGAAAGATCAGTTCTTCCACGGCGTGGGCGTGGATGGCGTGTACCTGCCGTTCCACAAGGCGAATGAGTTTATTGGCCTGACCGCGCTGCCGACGTTTATCGCCAACGACGTGATTAAAATGCCGGACGTGCCGCGCTACATTGCAGAATATCGCGAGCATCTGGCGAAAATTTTTGCTTAA
- a CDS encoding putative quinol monooxygenase — MLTVIAEIRTRPGAHHRQAVLEEFKKIIPVVLAEAGCHGYAPMVDSATGLDFQTSAPDSIVMVEQWASAEHLKAHLETPHMLGFRDAVKGDVLDTTIRILESGV; from the coding sequence ATGCTGACAGTAATAGCAGAAATTCGTACCCGTCCTGGCGCGCATCACCGTCAGGCGGTGCTGGAAGAGTTCAAGAAGATCATTCCCGTTGTGCTCGCGGAAGCAGGCTGCCACGGCTACGCGCCGATGGTGGACAGCGCCACCGGCCTTGATTTTCAGACCAGCGCGCCGGATTCCATCGTGATGGTGGAACAGTGGGCGAGCGCAGAACACTTAAAAGCGCACCTGGAAACGCCGCATATGCTGGGCTTTCGTGACGCGGTGAAAGGCGATGTGCTGGACACCACCATTCGCATTCTGGAAAGCGGCGTCTGA
- a CDS encoding 1-acylglycerol-3-phosphate O-acyltransferase, which translates to MLSIVRIIIVVLYSIVVCILGSIWCLFSPRSPRHVATFGHMFGRLSRVFGLKVELRKPQGAENYGNAIYIANHQNNYDMVTASNIVQPPTVTVGKKSLVWIPFFGQLYWLTGNLLIDRNNRSKAHGTIAEVVNQFRKRDISIWMFPEGTRSRGRGLMPFKTGAFHAAIAAGVPIIPVCVSNTHGKIKLNRWNNGLVIVEMLPPVDTQGWGKEQVRELAAHCRQLMEEKIAQLDNEVAEREAAGKI; encoded by the coding sequence ATGTTATCGATCGTTCGAATAATTATTGTGGTTCTCTACAGCATTGTGGTCTGTATTCTGGGTAGCATCTGGTGTCTGTTCAGCCCGCGCAGTCCGCGCCACGTGGCGACCTTCGGCCATATGTTCGGACGCCTTTCCAGGGTGTTCGGTCTGAAGGTGGAACTGCGCAAACCGCAGGGCGCTGAAAACTACGGCAACGCGATTTACATCGCCAACCACCAGAACAACTACGACATGGTGACGGCGTCGAATATCGTTCAGCCGCCGACCGTGACCGTCGGCAAAAAAAGCCTGGTCTGGATCCCTTTCTTCGGCCAGCTCTACTGGCTGACCGGCAACCTGTTAATCGACCGTAACAACCGCAGCAAGGCGCACGGCACCATCGCTGAAGTGGTGAACCAGTTCCGCAAGCGCGATATTTCCATCTGGATGTTCCCGGAAGGCACCCGCAGCCGCGGGCGCGGCCTGATGCCGTTTAAAACCGGCGCGTTTCATGCCGCCATTGCCGCAGGCGTGCCGATTATTCCGGTCTGCGTTTCCAATACCCATGGTAAAATCAAGCTCAACCGTTGGAATAACGGTCTGGTCATCGTCGAAATGTTACCGCCTGTCGACACCCAGGGTTGGGGAAAAGAACAGGTACGGGAACTTGCCGCCCACTGCCGCCAGCTGATGGAAGAGAAAATCGCCCAGTTGGATAACGAAGTAGCCGAGCGCGAAGCCGCTGGCAAGATCTGA